ATTAATCACTGTAGCCATCAATTCAATTAGAAATAAACAAGCTGCAATAGCTCTTCCTTGCATAATTATTTCCATTTTTACTGGCGTTTTTACCTACGCTGCTTTTTTTGCTGTGAATGTCGACAAAAACTATTCGGCTCTAAATGCATTAGTTATATTTTTAATACTTGCCGGTTTTGCAATATATCTGAGCCTAATTAGTTCTTATACTAAACTGGGACTTGCTGTAAAAAACCAAACTGAAAATTTAAAACAGCAGTTATTAAATTATGTTTTAGATCAAAATTCAAATATTATAAAAACGTACGAAGAAAATTTACCTTACGCTTTTGCATTGGGAATTGAAGAAGAATGGAATTTAAAATTTGAAGAAGCCTTAAAAAATCTAAATTACACCAGTAACTGGATCAAAACCAGCGATGGTTCTGTTGGATTCTCCAATCAAATTGTAGTTCATTTTTATGACACTTATAATTCCTCTTCAGCTTCGAGTTCTTCCAGCAGCGGAAGTTCAGGTGGTGGAAGCTCCGGCGGAGGTGGCGGAGGAGGCGGTGGCGGTGGCTGGTAAAATTCACACCGCAATTAGAACAATTAAATACACTATTCAAGATGAATCATACAGTTCACATCCAGACTCCTATAGGAATTGCGCGAATTATTGGGGACGAAAATGGAGTTTCGGAGATTTCTGTTTTAGATGAAGGAGAAATTTCTACAGAGATTCCCGATGAATTAAAAGATGCCGTTCTTCAACTTCAGGAATACTTTGATAAAAAAAGACTTAATTTCGATTTCAAACTAAACCCAAAAGGAACCGAGTTTCAGCAAAAAGTATGGAAATCTCTATTAGAAATTCCATATGGAAAAACGATAAGTTACATGGATCAGACTAAAAAACTGGGCGATGTAAAAGCGATTCGTGCCGTAGCATCTGCAAATGGCAAAAATCCGTTATGGATTGTCGTGCCTTGTCATCGTGTTATTGGCACAAATGGTTCGTTAACCGGTTATGCGGGAGGTTTATATCGTAAAAAATGGTTACTCGAACATGAAAACCCAACAACGCAACAAAGTTTATTTTAAAAATTATAGTCTATTTCTTATATAAAATAGAATTTGTGCGTACTTTTATAAATCTAAGATGTCTAATATCTAAGAAGTCTTAAAACATGATTGAAAAAATAAACCTCAACAACATATTATTTCTCGATATAGAAACCGTTCCGGAAGAAGAGAACTTCAATTCGCTTGACGCGGAAATGCAATCTTTATGGGATCATAAAACACAATATCAAAGAAAGGACGATTTTACTCCCGAAGAATTTTACGATCGCGCCGGAATTTGGGCCGAGTTTGGGAAGATTATCTGTATTTCTGTTGGATATTTTACAATAAAAGGTGATGTCCGAAATTTTAGAGTAACATCGTTTTTTGGCGATGAAAAGAAGATATTAAAGGACTTCAATAATCTGCTGAACAATCATTTTAATCAGCCGCAACATCTTTTATGCGGACATAATGCCAAAGAATTTGATATTCCGTTTATTGCCCGAAGAATGATCATCAACCAAATTGCGATTCCGGACAAACTGAATTTATTTGGCAAGAAACCTTGGGAAATTGCCCATTTAGACACTTTAGAATTATGGAAGTTTGGCGACTATAAACATTTCACGTCTTTAAAGTTGCTGACTAAGATTCTCGGTGTTCCATCGCCAAAAGGCGATATCGACGGAAGTCAGGTTGGCCATGTTTATTACGTAGAAAAAGACATCGACCGAATTATAACATATTGCGAAAAAGATACGATTGCCGTAGCGCAGGTTTTCCTTCGCTTACGCCGAGAAGAGTTATTAATAGATGATGAAATTATTCACGTTTAATTAAAGGGACAAAGGTGCAGAGGCACAAAGGGATAAAGTTTATTAAAATGAACTTACATCACTTATATGGTTTAAAAATCACAAAATGACACATCAGGAAATATCACATTATCGTCTTATTTCGCAAAAGCTTTATAAAACGACTCCATGTTCACCGCAGGAAATTGTACGGCATTTAGGCGCCATGCAAGCGCAGGATTATGCGATGGCAAAGTGGGCGATTGGTTCTCGCTGTGATTCTTCTGAAAAAGCGATTGAAGAAGCTGTAAGTTCAGCCGAAATTATTCGAACTCATATTCTAAGACCAACCTGGCATTTTGTTGCTTCCGATGATATTTACTGGATGTTGGATGTTTCGGCGCCACAAGTCAAACGATTTACCGCTTCGGCTGCCAAAAAATATGGCTATGATGATAAAAAACTAGATCAGGTTAATTCTCAAATCGAAAAAATGTTAAGTGGGAATAATCATTTGACACGCGACGAAATCATGCAGGAACTTAATATTAAAAAAACTTCTAACGAAGATTTTCTAAGTGCCGCAATTATGATGAATGCCGAATTGGATGGTTTAGTTTGTAATGGAAGAATGAAAGGCAAACAAATCACTTATTCTCTACTTGAAGAAAGAGTTGCTAAGCCAAAAAACAAACTTACAAAAGAAGAAGCTTTGGCAAAATTAGCGCTTCGATATTTCAAAAGTCATGGTCCCGCAACGTTACTTGACTTTTCGTGGTGGTCTGGTTTTCCGCCAACTACCTGCAAATCGACTATTAACGCAATAGAGTTGCAATTGAATTCTATTGAGATTGATAACCAAACATATTGGTTTGGAAATGATATTTCTGTGGAATCTGACTTCCGCGAAAGCGTACATTTTCTTCCTGCTTTTGATGAGATTTTAATTTCGTATAAAACTCGTGAAGCGTCAATTTTAACTGAACATCAATCTAAAGCTTTTACCAATAATGGAATCTTTAAACCTATTATTCTCGAAAACGGAAAAGTTATTGGAACCTGGAAAAGAACTATCAAAAAAGATTACGCCAAAATAGAAACGCAATTTTTTCATGAAAGCGAAAGTCATAAAAAAGCGATTCTGTTTGAAGAACTTAAAGCTTTTGAAAACTATCTGGGAACAAAAATTGTGATCGAATGAGATTTTTAATATTTTTAAAAAATCAAAAACTATTAAATGCATAAAAAAATTATTTCTTTTACTTTTTCATTACTCGGAATTGTTTCACTATTTCTTCCATATAATAAAGTTGTTATTACTGCTTGTGGAGAAAACTTCAGTTCGAGAGACTATTATTACGATAGCTTTATAACAATCTTTTCTGATTTTTTCAGTACATTACCTCGTTTAAACAATTTAATAGAAACTTTACTTCTTCTCCTAGTATGTTTTTCACTCAGTTTTTCTTCAATTCTATTTTTATTGAATAAAATTACCACATCTATTATTCTTGTTATTTTAACATTGGTAATAATGTCTATCTCTTTTTACAATTTACATAATGATTTAGGCTTTGGATATTATGTAATCATTTTTCAACAAGTAGCTCTTTTGTTTTATATCATCTATTCAAAAAACAAAATCAAAATAAATTAATTTTGTCTTAAATCACGAAATTGACTTTTGTAATTGTCATTGCAATTGATTTATTACATTTACAAAAAAATTAACATTATGGTATTAAGTAGATTTTGGTTAACTATTTTTATTTCGTCGATTATCTTTATTATAATCAGCTTATTCACAGCCAACACTTATACTATTGATTATGTTTTGAATGGAAAAAAGGATGATCCTATTCTTGTTTCAGAAAAATATGCAGAGCAACTTCCTGCTTTCATAAAAGACAGCATCAAAAAAGCGCCGGATCAAACGATGATTATCAATCGTGATACGCTTAATGCCGACACAACTTATGTTTATAAAAACAAAACCGTAAAAATTTACAGCGGCGTTCAAAAATCAGATGGTTTATTGCCAACTTGTAAAACTACTTTGCTCGATTTGATTCTGCCACTTATCGCCTATTTAGCTTTTTTCTGCGGATTAATGGAGCTTTTAATCATTTCTGGAGTATCCGGAAAATTAGCTAAAGCATTGAGTCCGGTTTTTGTAAAAGTGTTTCCAAGTATTCCCAAAAACCACCCTTCTATTTCTTACATGACGTTAAACTTTGCTGCGAACTTCTTAGGATTAGATTCTGCTGCAACACCATTTGGTCTTAAAGCAATGGAAAGTTTACAAGAAATCAACCCCGATAAAGACAAAGCCAGCGACGCACAAATTATGTTTATGTGTCTGCACGCTTCTGGTTTGACTTTGATCGCAACTTCTATTATTGGTTATCGCGCTGCTGCAAATGCAAGTAATCCTGCAGATGTTATGTTGCCTTGTATCATTACTTCGTTTATTGGTACAATTGCCGCTTTTTTAATTGTTGGAATCAAACAAAAAATTAACTTTAAAAGTGCTTCTCTTGTTATCGCCTTAATGGTATTAATCGCCGCCATTGTTGGTTTGTTGATGTATGTGAACCATTTGGACTTAATAGGGAAAAATTATTTTACGGCTAATCTTTCGGGATTAATATTAATTGGGATAATTGTTGCGACTTTGATTTTTTCATTCATACATGAAAAGAAATTTACCGAAGCAAACACTACCGTTTTTGATGCATTTGTTGTAGGAGCAAATAACGGAGTTAAAACGGGAGTTACTATTTTTCCTTATGTTTTAGGAATGTTGGTCGCTATTTCATTATTCAGAAACAGTGGTTTATTTGAAATCATTAGTGATGGAATTGCTTTTATTTTCTCAAATATGGGTGTCAATAAACAAATTACCGATGCTTTGCCGGTTGCGATGTTAAGACCTTTTAGTTCTGCAGGATCACGAGGCTTTTTAATTGATTCAATGAATACTTTTGGCGCTGATTCCTTAACGGGAAGATTAAGCAGCATTTTTCAATGTAGTGCCGAAAGCACTTTTTATGTGATTGCCGTTTATTTTGGTTCTGTTAATATCAAAAATACACGATATGCTTTAGGCACAATGCTTCTGGTTGATGTGATTTGTGTAATTACGGCGATTTTTGTTGCTAGTTGGTTTTTTTAAAAACCGGATTAAATTCAAATCCGCCCCATTATTTTATCTAAACCGGATTAAAATCCGGCTCTACAATATAAATCGAGCCGTTGGCTCTTTATTTTGAAATTTTGTAAAAAATGAGAGAAACATACATCATTCGAATACAATTTGTTAAAGTTCCGAAGGAACGAACCATATTGTAAGGCTGGACTTTAGTCCAGTTTAACACAAAATAAATTAATACCACATTCATGAAACCACAATCCCTTTTTATTTTATTTCTATTGATTGGTTGTCAAAAACCAAAATCTGAATCACAAATATCAAGTATAAAGCCTACAGAAACCAAAACAGAAGTAGTTATCGCAAAAGAAGCAAAATTCTTAAAAACGGATACACTTTTTATTTCTGAAGGCGAAGAAAACGCCAAAAACAGTTATATCCTGGCGCATCTTGTAGACCAGAAGGCAGATAAAGACAGTATTGTAACAGGAAAATATCAACTTGATTTTTATCAGAATAAAAGTAAAACTGCTACTTCAAAGATTACGATTAAAGGAATTGAAAAAGGATCAGAATGGGGAGCTTCTTATGGATTGACTTCGGCTACAGCCAAAAATTCTCCGTTTATTCAAATCAGTTTTGGATATCCTGCTTGCGGATATAATCAAAGTCACTATTTGTATCATTTGAAAAACAGCAATTTACAACTCGTTTATGAATGGGATTCTATGACTGATAGTGGTTGGGGAAACTGGGTTGAATTCGAAAATTCTTCGGCGAAAACCAATCCTGAATCATTCTATTGCAAAACTGTTTCTTTTGAGCCTGAAGATAATGACGAAAACATGGGAACTGTTACACATTCAGATTCGATTGTTTTTCGCTTAAGCGGAAATAGTTATAAAAAGCAGCTTCTTTCGGCAAAAGACAAAACTTATTTCGAGAAAAAAATGTCTTTTGATGCTTTTCACAATCAAAAATAAACACGTAAACAGCCCTTATTCAAATTCTTTCTTAGGTAAATAATTTCTAACTTTGTAAAAAACAAAGCAATGATTGATTTTATATACCAAGACCCTTATCCTATTTTAAAGGATGATACGCAATACCGCAAAATTACTTCTGATTTTGTAAAAGTAGAGCAATTTGGAGAACGTGAAGTTTTAACCGTTGATCCAAAAGGACTAGAATTACTGGCTGAAGAAGCCTTAACTGATGTTTCGTTTATGTTGCGAACGACACATTTGCAAAAACTACGCAATATTCTTGACGATCCTGAAGCTACAGACAACGATCGTTTTGTGGCTTATAATTTGCTTCAAAATGCTTCTGTCGCTGCCGAAGGTCAATTACCAAGTTGCCAGGATACAGGAACGGCGATTGTAATGGCAAAAAAAGGAGAAAGCATCTTTACTGGTGTTGATGACGCTGAATGGTTGAGTAGAGGAATTTTCAATACGTACCAAAAACGTAATTTACGTTACTCACAAATTGTTCCGATTTCGATGTTTGAAGAAAAAAATTCAGGCTCGAATCTTCCGGCGCAAATTGATATTTATGCTAAAAAAGGAACTTCTTATGAGTTCTTGTTTATGGCAAAAGGGGGGGGATCTGCTAATAAAACATACTTATACCAACAAACTAAATCTTTATTGAATGATAAATCTATGGATGCTTTCATTCGTACAAAAATCAAAGATTTAGGAACTTCGGCTTGTCCGCCTTACCATTTAGCTTTAGTAATTGGAGGAACTTCTGCGGAAGCAAATCTAAGTGCAGTTAAAAAAGCTTCGGCAGGATATTACGATCATTTACCAACTTCGGGAAATATGGCTGGTCAGGCTTTTCGTGATATCGAATGGGAACAACGCGTTCAGAAAATCTGTCAGGAAAGTGCAATTGGTGCTCAATTTGGAGGAAAATATTTTACGCATGATGTTCGTGTAATTCGTTTGCCACGACATGCAGCTTCTTGTCCGGTTGGATTGGGGGTTTCGTGTTCTGCTGATAGAAATATCAAAGGAAAAATTACTAAAGACGGAATCTTCGTTGAGCAATTAGAAATAAACCCAAAACAATTTTTACCGGAAACGGCTCCACATTTAGAAGCTCCTGTAGAAATTGATCTTGATATGCCAATGGCAGATATTTTGGCTAAATTGAGCCAGTATCCAATTAAAACTCGTTTGAAATTAAACGGAACTGTGATTGTTGCTCGTGATATTGCTCACGCAAAAATCATGGAATTATTGGAAGCCGGAAAACCAATGCCGGAATATTTTAAAAACCATCCTGTTTATTACGCCGGACCTGCAAAAACTCCGGAAGGAATGGCTTCAGGAAGTTTTGGACCTACAACTGCCGGACGTATGGACGTTTATGTTGATGAATTCCAGAAACATGGCGGAAGTATGATTATGCTTGCAAAAGGAAACCGTACAAAACAAGTTACAGATGCATGTCAGAAATATGGCGGATTCTACTTGGGTTCTATTGGTGGTCCTGCAGCAATTTTGGCACAAGACAATATCTTAAAAGTTGAAGTTGTTGATTTTGAAGAATTAGGAATGGAAGCTGTTAGAAAAATTACCGTTAAAGATTTCCCTGCTTTTATCATTACTGATGATAAAGGAAATGATTTCTTCGAAAATTTGTAATTTTTAGGTTCTGAGGTACTAAGTTACTGAGGTTCTAAGTTTTTCTTTTAAGGAACAAAGTTACAGAGGGACAAAGGTTCAAAGTTTTATCCTCTTTTTATAAATTAGAAACCGCCTTTTGGGCGGTTTTGTTGTTTATATACTTTGATTGTCAAGCTTAAATTAACCGCAAAGTCCGCAAAGATTTTTTTCAAGTATGGTTTTATAAAAACACAAAGTTCGCAAAGCTTTGTGTTGATCAAGCTTTGCGAACTTTGTGTTTACTAAGCGCAATCAACAACAAAAAATACTTTGCGAACTTTGCGGTT
This genomic window from Flavobacterium sp. 9 contains:
- a CDS encoding fumarate hydratase; amino-acid sequence: MIDFIYQDPYPILKDDTQYRKITSDFVKVEQFGEREVLTVDPKGLELLAEEALTDVSFMLRTTHLQKLRNILDDPEATDNDRFVAYNLLQNASVAAEGQLPSCQDTGTAIVMAKKGESIFTGVDDAEWLSRGIFNTYQKRNLRYSQIVPISMFEEKNSGSNLPAQIDIYAKKGTSYEFLFMAKGGGSANKTYLYQQTKSLLNDKSMDAFIRTKIKDLGTSACPPYHLALVIGGTSAEANLSAVKKASAGYYDHLPTSGNMAGQAFRDIEWEQRVQKICQESAIGAQFGGKYFTHDVRVIRLPRHAASCPVGLGVSCSADRNIKGKITKDGIFVEQLEINPKQFLPETAPHLEAPVEIDLDMPMADILAKLSQYPIKTRLKLNGTVIVARDIAHAKIMELLEAGKPMPEYFKNHPVYYAGPAKTPEGMASGSFGPTTAGRMDVYVDEFQKHGGSMIMLAKGNRTKQVTDACQKYGGFYLGSIGGPAAILAQDNILKVEVVDFEELGMEAVRKITVKDFPAFIITDDKGNDFFENL
- a CDS encoding winged helix DNA-binding domain-containing protein, giving the protein MTHQEISHYRLISQKLYKTTPCSPQEIVRHLGAMQAQDYAMAKWAIGSRCDSSEKAIEEAVSSAEIIRTHILRPTWHFVASDDIYWMLDVSAPQVKRFTASAAKKYGYDDKKLDQVNSQIEKMLSGNNHLTRDEIMQELNIKKTSNEDFLSAAIMMNAELDGLVCNGRMKGKQITYSLLEERVAKPKNKLTKEEALAKLALRYFKSHGPATLLDFSWWSGFPPTTCKSTINAIELQLNSIEIDNQTYWFGNDISVESDFRESVHFLPAFDEILISYKTREASILTEHQSKAFTNNGIFKPIILENGKVIGTWKRTIKKDYAKIETQFFHESESHKKAILFEELKAFENYLGTKIVIE
- a CDS encoding nucleoside recognition domain-containing protein; translated protein: MVLSRFWLTIFISSIIFIIISLFTANTYTIDYVLNGKKDDPILVSEKYAEQLPAFIKDSIKKAPDQTMIINRDTLNADTTYVYKNKTVKIYSGVQKSDGLLPTCKTTLLDLILPLIAYLAFFCGLMELLIISGVSGKLAKALSPVFVKVFPSIPKNHPSISYMTLNFAANFLGLDSAATPFGLKAMESLQEINPDKDKASDAQIMFMCLHASGLTLIATSIIGYRAAANASNPADVMLPCIITSFIGTIAAFLIVGIKQKINFKSASLVIALMVLIAAIVGLLMYVNHLDLIGKNYFTANLSGLILIGIIVATLIFSFIHEKKFTEANTTVFDAFVVGANNGVKTGVTIFPYVLGMLVAISLFRNSGLFEIISDGIAFIFSNMGVNKQITDALPVAMLRPFSSAGSRGFLIDSMNTFGADSLTGRLSSIFQCSAESTFYVIAVYFGSVNIKNTRYALGTMLLVDVICVITAIFVASWFF
- a CDS encoding methylated-DNA--[protein]-cysteine S-methyltransferase: MNHTVHIQTPIGIARIIGDENGVSEISVLDEGEISTEIPDELKDAVLQLQEYFDKKRLNFDFKLNPKGTEFQQKVWKSLLEIPYGKTISYMDQTKKLGDVKAIRAVASANGKNPLWIVVPCHRVIGTNGSLTGYAGGLYRKKWLLEHENPTTQQSLF
- a CDS encoding 3'-5' exonuclease, with the protein product MIEKINLNNILFLDIETVPEEENFNSLDAEMQSLWDHKTQYQRKDDFTPEEFYDRAGIWAEFGKIICISVGYFTIKGDVRNFRVTSFFGDEKKILKDFNNLLNNHFNQPQHLLCGHNAKEFDIPFIARRMIINQIAIPDKLNLFGKKPWEIAHLDTLELWKFGDYKHFTSLKLLTKILGVPSPKGDIDGSQVGHVYYVEKDIDRIITYCEKDTIAVAQVFLRLRREELLIDDEIIHV